One window from the genome of Streptomyces sp. WZ-12 encodes:
- a CDS encoding alpha/beta hydrolase has translation MRKTLFKPVVALIALTVIGTAAGCGTSDSQNTPVRFSGPKTGAAMQTAPTSKNSLVQMPTHPISFQETSKVGGAGGNTPIAVTNYHGKKSGFTGKVWVWAPPEYYEKKNANKGFPVMEALPGAYGYPVNYWIGSDLKLEESLASWSKAGKSLPFIVVMPVLNPNDKQYYDGSDIPGQPKIGTWLSKDVPDLVRENFRTLKTRNAWCIMGSSSGGFSALKNVLQNPNDFKVAIPNGPDIVPDSPLWRGHLSAMRENNPEVLAHRLIARGGPDVYLAFQDGSQENTVLPKVRKFIAQYGHGPVKTRLQIVPNGTHSGATYVQGLGMGTMQWVSAQMQGPTG, from the coding sequence GTGCGCAAAACCCTTTTCAAACCGGTGGTCGCGTTGATCGCCCTGACCGTCATCGGCACCGCGGCAGGCTGCGGCACGAGCGACTCCCAGAACACCCCCGTCCGCTTCAGTGGCCCCAAGACGGGCGCCGCCATGCAGACCGCGCCGACCAGCAAGAACTCGCTGGTGCAGATGCCCACCCACCCGATCAGCTTCCAGGAGACCAGCAAGGTCGGCGGGGCCGGCGGGAACACTCCCATAGCCGTGACCAACTACCACGGGAAGAAGTCCGGCTTCACGGGGAAGGTGTGGGTCTGGGCGCCGCCGGAGTACTACGAGAAGAAGAACGCGAACAAGGGCTTCCCGGTCATGGAGGCGCTGCCCGGCGCCTACGGCTACCCGGTCAACTACTGGATCGGCTCCGACCTCAAGCTGGAGGAGAGCCTCGCCTCCTGGTCGAAGGCCGGCAAGAGCCTGCCGTTCATCGTGGTGATGCCGGTGCTCAACCCCAACGACAAGCAGTACTACGACGGCAGCGACATCCCGGGCCAGCCGAAGATCGGCACCTGGTTGAGCAAGGACGTCCCCGACCTCGTCCGGGAGAACTTCCGCACCCTGAAGACCCGCAACGCCTGGTGCATCATGGGCTCCTCGTCGGGCGGCTTCTCGGCGCTGAAGAACGTGCTGCAGAACCCCAACGACTTCAAGGTCGCGATCCCCAACGGGCCGGACATCGTGCCGGACTCGCCGCTGTGGCGCGGGCACCTGTCGGCGATGCGGGAGAACAACCCCGAGGTGCTGGCGCACCGGCTGATCGCCCGCGGCGGACCGGACGTCTACCTGGCCTTCCAGGACGGCTCCCAGGAGAACACCGTGCTGCCGAAGGTGCGGAAATTCATCGCCCAGTACGGCCACGGGCCGGTGAAGACGCGGCTGCAGATCGTGCCGAACGGCACGCACAGCGGCGCCACCTACGTCCAGGGCCTGGGCATGGGCACGATGCAGTGGGTCAGCGCCCAGATGCAGGGGCCGACCGGCTGA
- a CDS encoding FUSC family protein — protein MTWSRALRDAARSGLSIERAKLTPVIAVRGTVGVAVVIGLCLWRGSPALAVSSAFGAFASGIVTFQRSMRPRPVLALAVAGALAVSTFLGYLAAAHVVAFVALLVGWTFLAGMAWAIGPVSGLAGTQTVAIMLITVTLPTSVVGALEHAALIAFGGLVQAALIVLFPVRPWGIQRDALADALAAEADYARRLRHDPVAPFDPAPLMDARLASAVTPRQARRRPVQLHGPRGLAERVRPVLASLADPVVGAPLEGPERDRVRDLLGAAATVLDAVAHAVRHARPVRLAPEAMATLEVPPTGPMLTGPGRRAAYRLISLLADAVELTDEPVEATRPTTAAERGHLLRPSVPRLVPVALRALRREARWSSRILRHALRVAAVAAVGYLLGAALHFGHGYWAPLASVMVMRPDFAQTYSRGVARFAGTLVGVTVAGALMALAHPGVYTSAALALLCVFLMYLLMRTGFSVTSACVAAYVVFLLGIAGAGWEQTVEERIVLTLIGGVLAMLSYALFPAWETPRLRDRLADWLAANGRYALAVFDAHARPAERRPRQVRETLLDGRAARAAWEVTEARAEKEPVRHHGLSLHAARNANAALATMGRVTMILEAHLPDKDAQPSPGAAAFTTALRPALDHAARAVRDGDPLDWSAPRAAWERWRAEEAHQGLPVSVAELLLDALDELAEALPPDP, from the coding sequence ATGACCTGGTCGCGCGCGCTGAGGGACGCCGCCCGCTCCGGGCTGAGCATCGAGCGGGCCAAGCTCACCCCGGTGATCGCGGTCCGCGGCACGGTCGGTGTGGCCGTCGTCATCGGCCTGTGCCTCTGGCGCGGCAGTCCGGCCCTCGCGGTCTCCTCGGCCTTCGGCGCCTTCGCCTCCGGCATCGTCACCTTCCAACGCAGCATGCGCCCCCGCCCGGTCCTGGCGCTGGCCGTCGCCGGCGCGCTGGCGGTCTCCACCTTCCTCGGCTACCTCGCCGCCGCCCATGTCGTCGCGTTCGTCGCGCTGCTCGTCGGCTGGACGTTCCTGGCGGGCATGGCCTGGGCGATCGGCCCGGTCTCCGGGCTCGCCGGCACCCAGACCGTGGCGATCATGCTGATCACCGTCACCCTCCCGACGTCCGTCGTCGGCGCCCTGGAACACGCCGCGCTGATCGCCTTCGGCGGCCTCGTCCAGGCCGCCCTGATCGTCCTGTTCCCGGTGCGCCCCTGGGGCATCCAGCGCGACGCCCTCGCCGACGCGTTGGCCGCCGAGGCCGACTACGCCCGGCGGCTGCGGCACGACCCGGTCGCCCCCTTCGACCCCGCGCCCCTGATGGACGCCCGCCTCGCCTCCGCCGTGACGCCCCGCCAGGCCCGCCGCCGCCCCGTCCAACTGCACGGCCCCCGCGGCCTCGCCGAACGCGTCCGCCCGGTCCTCGCCTCCCTCGCCGACCCGGTCGTCGGCGCCCCCTTGGAAGGTCCCGAACGCGACCGCGTCCGGGACCTGCTGGGCGCCGCCGCCACCGTCCTGGACGCCGTCGCACACGCCGTACGGCACGCCAGGCCGGTGCGGCTGGCCCCGGAAGCCATGGCCACCCTCGAAGTCCCGCCCACCGGGCCGATGCTCACCGGCCCGGGCCGCCGCGCCGCCTACCGGCTGATCTCCCTCCTCGCCGACGCCGTCGAGCTCACCGACGAGCCCGTCGAGGCCACCCGCCCCACCACCGCGGCCGAGCGCGGCCACCTGCTGCGCCCCAGCGTCCCCAGGCTGGTGCCGGTCGCCCTGCGCGCCCTGCGCCGCGAGGCCCGCTGGTCCTCGCGGATCCTGCGGCACGCGCTACGGGTCGCCGCGGTCGCCGCCGTCGGCTATCTCCTGGGCGCCGCCCTCCACTTCGGCCACGGCTACTGGGCGCCGCTCGCCTCCGTCATGGTGATGCGCCCCGACTTCGCGCAGACCTACTCCCGCGGCGTCGCCCGCTTCGCCGGCACCCTCGTCGGCGTCACCGTCGCCGGTGCCCTGATGGCGCTGGCCCACCCCGGCGTCTACACCAGCGCCGCGCTCGCCCTGCTCTGCGTGTTCCTGATGTACCTGCTGATGCGCACGGGCTTCTCGGTCACCTCGGCCTGCGTCGCCGCCTACGTCGTCTTCCTGCTCGGCATCGCCGGCGCGGGCTGGGAGCAGACCGTCGAGGAACGCATCGTGCTCACCCTCATCGGCGGGGTGCTGGCGATGCTCTCCTACGCGCTCTTCCCCGCCTGGGAGACGCCCCGGCTCCGCGACCGCCTCGCCGACTGGCTCGCCGCCAACGGCCGCTACGCCCTGGCCGTCTTCGACGCCCACGCCCGCCCCGCCGAACGCCGCCCCCGCCAGGTCCGCGAGACCCTGCTGGACGGCCGCGCGGCCCGCGCCGCCTGGGAGGTCACCGAGGCCCGCGCCGAGAAGGAGCCGGTCCGCCACCACGGCCTCTCCCTGCACGCGGCCCGCAACGCCAACGCCGCGCTCGCCACCATGGGCCGGGTCACGATGATCCTGGAGGCCCATCTGCCCGACAAGGACGCCCAACCCTCGCCCGGTGCCGCCGCGTTCACCACCGCGCTCCGCCCCGCCCTGGACCACGCGGCCCGGGCCGTCCGCGACGGCGACCCCCTGGACTGGAGCGCGCCGCGCGCCGCCTGGGAGCGCTGGCGCGCCGAGGAGGCCCACCAGGGTCTTCCCGTCAGCGTCGCCGAACTCCTCCTCGACGCCCTCGACGAGCTCGCCGAGGCTCTGCCGCCCGACCCCTGA
- the mreB gene encoding rod shape-determining protein translates to MASSTSSGTYDIGIDLGTANTLVYARGKGVVLNEPSVVAVNATGDVVAVGLEAKRTIGRTPSGITAMRPLREGVIADFDAAEQMLRALMKKALPSRRFSRPRVVICVPSGITGVERRAVIDSARGAGAREVHLIEEPMAAAIGAGLPVDEPIGCMVVDIGGGTTEVAVVSMGGLVTAQSVRVAGDAMDTAIAAYIKKEHGLAIGERTAEDIKIAIGSATWEPDPIDSDLLRSLTRATTTAGDTDADGDAEADAATRPHESPLPASYTIRGRDHLSGLPRLLEVTAEEIRTALAEPVEAIVRAVHRTLDECPPELSGDIIERGIALTGGGALLHGLDRRLRQEMGVPVMVADDPLDCVVNGTAKCVDEFATLHGLLTGAKEQPRRAVRL, encoded by the coding sequence ATGGCGTCCAGCACTTCGTCCGGCACGTACGACATAGGCATCGACCTCGGCACGGCCAACACCCTCGTCTACGCCCGCGGCAAAGGCGTGGTGCTGAACGAGCCGTCCGTGGTCGCCGTCAACGCCACCGGCGACGTCGTCGCCGTCGGCCTGGAAGCCAAACGCACCATCGGCCGCACCCCCTCCGGGATCACCGCGATGCGCCCCCTACGGGAAGGCGTCATCGCCGACTTCGACGCCGCCGAGCAGATGCTCCGCGCCCTGATGAAGAAGGCCCTGCCCAGCCGCCGCTTCTCCCGCCCCCGCGTCGTCATCTGCGTCCCCTCCGGGATCACGGGGGTGGAACGGCGCGCCGTCATCGACTCCGCCCGCGGCGCCGGCGCCCGCGAGGTGCACCTGATCGAGGAGCCGATGGCCGCCGCGATCGGTGCCGGCCTCCCGGTGGACGAGCCGATCGGCTGCATGGTCGTCGACATCGGCGGCGGCACCACGGAGGTCGCCGTCGTCTCCATGGGCGGCCTGGTCACCGCCCAGTCCGTACGGGTCGCCGGCGACGCCATGGACACCGCGATCGCCGCGTACATCAAGAAGGAACACGGCCTGGCCATCGGGGAACGCACCGCCGAGGACATCAAGATCGCCATCGGCTCGGCCACGTGGGAACCCGACCCGATCGACTCCGACCTCCTGCGCTCCCTCACCCGCGCCACCACGACCGCCGGTGACACCGACGCCGACGGGGACGCCGAGGCGGACGCCGCCACCCGCCCCCACGAGTCCCCCCTCCCGGCCTCCTACACCATCCGCGGCCGCGACCACCTCAGCGGCCTGCCCCGGCTCCTGGAGGTCACCGCCGAGGAGATCCGCACCGCCCTCGCCGAACCGGTCGAGGCCATCGTCCGCGCCGTCCACCGCACCCTCGACGAGTGCCCGCCGGAGCTCTCCGGCGACATCATCGAACGCGGCATCGCCCTCACCGGGGGCGGCGCCCTCCTCCACGGCCTGGACCGCCGCCTCCGCCAGGAGATGGGCGTCCCCGTCATGGTCGCCGACGACCCCCTGGACTGCGTCGTCAACGGCACCGCCAAGTGCGTCGACGAATTCGCCACCCTGCACGGCCTCCTGACGGGCGCGAAGGAACAGCCCCGCAGGGCGGTGCGACTGTAA
- a CDS encoding FAD-dependent monooxygenase, whose translation MLISGASIAGPALAYWLARYGYRPTVVELAPALRGGGFAVDFRGEAHLTVLHRMGLLDKLKQHRTDGTPMTFIDAQGHQVAALPSEFAAGDMEILRSDLSQLLYAHTHTQTTPTEYLFGDSLTSLTETTDGVHVTFERAAPRTFDLVIGADGLHSTVRRLAFGPESSFVSHLGYYVAGWDLPTSEAPDLAARAVGYNEPGRLITVGRVPRRATEASYNGETFCVFASDPLTYDRRDPHASRRAIAQAYEGAGWRTTELIETLWNTDDLYFDSISRVDVPTWSTGRIALLGDAAHGATVGGMGTGSALVGAYVLAGELALATGDHHQAFARYEQRLRPYVTRCQEGGRTTGTFLAPPTQEALTTRNATLNNPAALTAMLRAAHQTSAAIPLPDYPTLLNTPTPHP comes from the coding sequence GTGTTGATCTCCGGCGCCAGCATCGCCGGCCCGGCACTCGCCTACTGGCTCGCCCGCTACGGCTACCGCCCCACCGTGGTCGAGCTCGCCCCCGCTCTGCGGGGCGGCGGCTTCGCGGTCGACTTCCGAGGCGAGGCCCACCTGACGGTGCTCCACCGCATGGGCCTCCTCGACAAGCTCAAGCAACACCGCACCGACGGCACCCCGATGACCTTCATAGACGCCCAAGGCCATCAAGTGGCCGCCCTACCCTCCGAGTTCGCCGCCGGTGACATGGAAATCCTCCGCTCCGACCTCTCCCAACTCCTCTACGCCCACACCCACACCCAGACCACCCCCACCGAATACCTCTTCGGCGACTCACTCACCTCCCTCACCGAAACCACCGACGGCGTCCACGTCACCTTCGAGCGCGCCGCACCCCGCACCTTCGACCTGGTCATCGGCGCCGACGGCCTGCACTCCACCGTCCGCCGCCTCGCTTTCGGCCCGGAATCCTCATTCGTCAGCCACCTCGGCTACTACGTCGCCGGCTGGGACCTCCCCACGAGTGAGGCCCCGGACCTCGCTGCCCGCGCCGTCGGCTACAACGAACCCGGCCGCCTGATAACGGTCGGCCGGGTCCCCCGCCGCGCCACCGAAGCGTCCTACAACGGCGAGACCTTCTGCGTCTTCGCCTCCGACCCACTGACCTACGACCGCCGCGACCCGCACGCTTCACGCAGGGCCATTGCCCAGGCATACGAGGGCGCCGGCTGGCGCACCACCGAACTCATCGAAACCCTCTGGAACACCGACGACCTCTACTTCGACTCCATCAGCCGCGTCGACGTACCCACCTGGTCCACGGGCCGCATAGCCCTCCTCGGCGACGCCGCCCACGGCGCCACCGTCGGCGGCATGGGCACCGGCTCGGCACTCGTCGGCGCCTACGTCCTCGCCGGCGAACTGGCCCTGGCCACCGGCGACCACCACCAAGCCTTCGCCCGCTACGAGCAACGGCTCCGCCCCTACGTCACCCGCTGCCAAGAAGGCGGCCGCACCACCGGCACCTTCCTGGCCCCACCCACCCAAGAAGCCCTCACCACCCGCAACGCCACCCTCAACAACCCCGCCGCCCTCACCGCCATGCTCCGAGCCGCCCACCAAACCTCCGCCGCCATCCCCCTCCCCGACTACCCCACCCTCCTCAACACACCCACTCCCCACCCCTAA
- a CDS encoding TetR/AcrR family transcriptional regulator, which produces MFGEQAGSVELLWGGRGRPSRGPKPALSLERITRTAIGLADVGGLGAVSMQRVAAELDFTKMSLYRYVPGKSELVALMIDAAMGEPAELAGAATGDWRGALREWAERLAAVYHRHPWLLTAMVGPRVMGPHELGWTERALAALSGTGLSGGEQLDAVVVVSGHVRAIAQVSASMSTSMGVGSARAKGPEAVMSAALNELLVGRSERFPALAAAVADVAGGESSDRAGEFGLERILDGLAAYVERG; this is translated from the coding sequence GTGTTCGGGGAGCAGGCGGGCAGCGTGGAGCTGTTGTGGGGCGGGCGCGGGAGGCCCAGTCGGGGGCCCAAGCCGGCACTGAGCCTGGAGCGCATCACGCGGACGGCCATCGGGCTCGCCGACGTAGGCGGGCTCGGCGCGGTCTCCATGCAGCGCGTGGCGGCGGAGTTGGACTTCACGAAGATGTCGCTCTACCGGTATGTGCCGGGCAAGTCGGAGCTGGTTGCGCTGATGATCGACGCGGCAATGGGGGAACCGGCGGAGCTGGCGGGCGCCGCGACCGGCGACTGGCGGGGCGCCCTGCGGGAGTGGGCGGAGCGGCTGGCGGCGGTCTACCACCGGCATCCGTGGCTGTTGACCGCCATGGTGGGGCCGCGGGTGATGGGCCCGCATGAACTCGGCTGGACGGAGCGGGCGTTGGCGGCGCTGTCCGGTACCGGGTTGTCGGGCGGCGAGCAGTTGGACGCCGTCGTGGTGGTGAGCGGGCACGTCCGGGCGATCGCGCAGGTGTCGGCGTCGATGTCGACGTCGATGGGGGTGGGCAGCGCGCGGGCGAAGGGGCCGGAGGCGGTGATGAGCGCGGCGCTGAACGAGTTGCTCGTCGGGCGGTCCGAGCGGTTCCCGGCGCTGGCGGCGGCGGTCGCGGACGTGGCGGGGGGCGAATCCTCTGATCGGGCCGGGGAGTTCGGGCTGGAGCGGATTCTGGACGGGTTGGCGGCCTATGTGGAGCGCGGGTAG